The Flavivirga eckloniae genomic interval ACCTGAAAAGCTTTGGTCATGAACAGCTGTCCAAAATAACCAAAAACCCCTAAGCCAAAAAGCATTAGCCATTCAAGTCCTACAGGTGTTACCCAACCTTTTATAGATAAAAGACCTCCAACAATTGTTGAAATAATCATGAAATAATTAACAATTACCACCGGATGATCATTCTTACCTATTTTACTGATGGTAATGTATACCAGCCCGCTAAAAATGGCGGAAATAAATGCAAGCAACAAACCATAAGTATTAATCTCGGTATCTAGACCTTTTAAAACCACCACACCGCCAAAGGCCATGGCAAAAAAGAGCCATTGTACAGGTTTTACCTTTTCACTTAATAAAAACACTGCAAAAATAGCAGCAAAAATGGGTGCCATATAACGTAATGAAACAGCAGTACCTATAGGCAAATGTTTTGTAGACATAAAGAAAAATGCCATAGAAGTCACCCCTACCAATCCTCTTATAACTAAGAGTTTTTTCTTGTTTCCGCCAAATGGAATCTTGTTTTTTATTAAAAAGGTAAAAGTAAACACCAGAGAACTTACAGACCTGAAGAATACAATTTCGAAGGCATTAATATGTACAAGATGTTTAACAATAGCATTCATACATGCAAATGCTAATGTACTAATAAGCATAAATTTTATCGCTTGTTTAACTTCCAATAGTTCTTGTTTTTATTTTTTTGCGTGAAGTAATAAAAAAGACGCCAGTTAAAAGGATACAAGCAGCAATAATAGTTTGTGTAGTAACAGTTTCATCAAGTATATACCAACCCAGTATAATGGCTACAACTGGATTAACATAAGCCGAAGTAGATGTCTTCTCTGTAGAAACAACTTTAAGTAAATAATTAAAAGCCGTGAACGCTATAACACCCCCAAATAGAATTAAAAACAGTAAAGACCATTGTACATCTTGTGACCAATTAATAGGCATAACCCATTTTTCGTCTATAAACAAGCTTATTATTATTAACAAGGCTCCCGAAATTGTCATTTGATATGCCGTACTCACAAAATAATTTGGTGGTAAATCTGCCTTAGCAACAAAAACGCTGGCATAACTCCAGCTTAAAACACAGGTAAGAATCATGAACATACCCAACAATGTTTCATCATTTGTAATTAGCTCTTTTTGGCTTACTAAAAGATACATACCAATCATAC includes:
- a CDS encoding DMT family transporter gives rise to the protein MLISTLAFACMNAIVKHLVHINAFEIVFFRSVSSLVFTFTFLIKNKIPFGGNKKKLLVIRGLVGVTSMAFFFMSTKHLPIGTAVSLRYMAPIFAAIFAVFLLSEKVKPVQWLFFAMAFGGVVVLKGLDTEINTYGLLLAFISAIFSGLVYITISKIGKNDHPVVIVNYFMIISTIVGGLLSIKGWVTPVGLEWLMLFGLGVFGYFGQLFMTKAFQVASTNQVAPLKYLEVLYTVLFGVFIFSENYTFWSLLGIALIVTGLILNIIYKGRSQRK
- a CDS encoding EamA family transporter, which translates into the protein MSISRKTILIILAFFAIYVIWGSTYLCNKIAVTELPPFFVAAIRFTSAGFIMFIIAKSIKLRLSINKKQFINCAIAGFLFLVYGNGVFIWAMRYVDSGFAALEASTQPLFVLLLMRLIDGKKMQPRSLIGVALGMIGMYLLVSQKELITNDETLLGMFMILTCVLSWSYASVFVAKADLPPNYFVSTAYQMTISGALLIIISLFIDEKWVMPINWSQDVQWSLLFLILFGGVIAFTAFNYLLKVVSTEKTSTSAYVNPVVAIILGWYILDETVTTQTIIAACILLTGVFFITSRKKIKTRTIGS